From Antennarius striatus isolate MH-2024 chromosome 9, ASM4005453v1, whole genome shotgun sequence, one genomic window encodes:
- the LOC137601077 gene encoding zinc finger protein 502-like has protein sequence EVFHLKEEPEVLHLKEEPEELHSSQEGEQLVLKQETDPVTLTPTLEENDHSEDQTLDMKAEDGAAQTESVDNLPVISSVVGAANIDLLICIGSHVSVSHDERGETSRKHAEVESQLQSKGTSNTNKKLYVCKICKRGYTTHHILKRHMKIHTGEKPYRCEMCGKDFRVNSNLARHMAIHTGKRPFGCETCGKCFAQKKYLTDHMRTHTGEKPYRCETCGKHFSSKTALNRHMRTHTGEKPYRCGMCGKRFGFNRGLIRHMRIHTGERPFGCETCGKRFAQKVCLTGHMTIHTSEKPYRCEMCGKHFISKRDLNCHMRIHTGERPFGCETCGKRFAQKSTLTRHMRIHTGEKPYRCETCGKHFTSKTNLTCHMRTHTGEKPYRCETCGKHFTSKANLTCHMRTHTGEKPYRCETCGKGFSFNRRLTRHTRTHTGEKPYRCETCGKHYTSKTNLNCHMRIHKGEAFCL, from the exons gaggttttccacctgaaagaggaaccagaggttctacacctgaaagaggaaccagaggaactccacagcagtcaggagggagagcagcttgtcctgaagcaggagactgatccTGTTACATTGACTCCTACTCttgaggaaaatgaccacagtgaagatcagactctggacatgaaagctgaagatggtgcagcacagacagagtctgttgacaacctgccggttatcagctctgtggtgggagcagcaaacattgacctgcTGATCTGTATAGGCTCTCATGTATCCGTCAGccatgatgagagaggagaaacaagcagaaaacatGCTGAGGTGGAGTCTCAGCTTCAGTCCAAGGGAACAAGTAACACCAATAAGAAACtgtatgtttgtaaaatatgtaagagGGGTTACACAACACACCACATTCTGAAACgccacatgaaaatccacactggagagaagccttataggtgtgaaatgtgtgggaaagattttagggTCAATAGTAATTTGGCAAGACACATGGCAATCCACACAGGGAAGAGGCCTTTtggttgtgaaacatgtggcaaatgttTCGCACAGAAAAAATACTTGACTGACCacatgagaacccacacaggtgagaagccttacaggtgtgaaacgtgCGGGAAACATTTCTCAAGCAAAACAGCCTTGAATCGCCacatgagaacccacacaggtgagaagccttacaggtgtggaATGTGTGGGAAACGTTTTGGCTTCAATCGTGGGTTGATAagacacatgagaatccacacaggggagaggCCTTTtggttgtgaaacatgtggcaaacgTTTTGCACAGAAAGTATGCTTGACTGGCCACATGACAATCCACACaagtgagaagccttacaggtgtgaaatgtGTGGGAAACATTTCATAAGCAAAAGAGACTTGAATtgccacatgagaatccacacaggggagaggCCTTTtggttgtgaaacatgtggcaaacgTTTTGCACAGAAATCAACATTAACTcgccacatgagaatccacacag gtgagaagccttacaggtgtgaaacgtgCGGGAAACATTTCACAAGCAAAACAAACTTGACTTGCCacatgagaacccacacaggtgagaagccttacaggtgtgaaacgtgCGGGAAACATTTCACAAGCAAAGCAAACTTGACTTGCCacatgagaacccacacaggtgagaagccttacaggtgtgaaacgtgTGGGAAAGGTTTTAGCTTCAATCGTAGGTTGACAAGACACACGAGaacccacacaggtgagaagccttacaggtgtgaaacgtgTGGGAAACATTACACAAGCAAAACAAACTTGAATtgccacatgagaatccacaagGGGGAAGCCTTTTGTTTGTAA